GTGTATCATGGATAGTGATATGAACTTTGATGCTTTTTTAGAAAGTATTGACACCATTTTTTACGGAAGAGTAAGTTACGATGCCTGGGGAAATTATCAGCCTGAAGAAAATGCAGATAATGCCGAAAAGAAATTATGGGAAGAAATTCATTCAAAAAATAAAATTGTTTTTTCGAGTGAAAACAGAGAGGATGAAAGAGCCGGTTTTATTTCGTCCGGCATTGCAGAAAAAGTAACTGCGTTAAAGAAACAAAACGGAAAAGATATCTGGCTTTACGGCGGTGCCGGTTTAATTAAAACTTTTATCGATCTCGGCCTTGTAGATGTCTATCAAATATCGGTTCATCCTACTGTGCTGGGAAGCGGAAAGCCGTTGTTTGAGGATTTAAAAAATAGAATAAACCTTAAACTTAGCAATACCAGAGTATTTAAATCCGGCGTTGTCGAACTTACTTATATTCCGCAATAAAAAAGTTGTTTAATAAGAAAACAGATGATATGAATAGAGATTTTAAATTAATCATAATCCTGTTTACAGCTTTTCTGCCTATAGCGGTTTCTGCTCAGTTTCAGGAAAACTTATCAAAAAATATCACGCTGAGTATCAATGAAAATATCGAAACGTATTTTTTTGCCGAAAAACTTGCCGTGGAGCATATAGGTTATTATGTATTTAGCAATAAGGATTCAAATTACGACCATCAGCCTCTTGTAAGCCATTCTTTTGAGCATTTTAAAAAATGGAAGGACAGCGAAACGGTTTTAAAAATTGCAGATTTACTAACAAAACTTCGTCCTGTTTTAAGTGACAATTCGCAGATCCTGGAATATCTGTGGTATTGCAAACCTTTTCCTGAAAAGGGATTTCGTTATGAGCTTCCTAAAAGTGCCGCTATTAATGACAGTGTTCATTATCCGGGTGCAAAAGTTTTAACAGCAGAATTGACTAATCTTTTAATTTCATTTTATAAAGAAACCAAAGCAGGCGGGTACATTCGCCAGAATAAAAAGTATTACAAAGGTGCTATGAATGAAGCATCAAAATATATAGCTGTAAAATCGATTCCGTTTGAAGAACAGTGGTACGGACAAAAATTTTCTGGTTATGCTTTTATTCTCATGCCCGGAATGCCTATTCCGCATGGTGAAGATAATTACCGAGCCTTTGGTAATATGCTCATAACACCAAAAGGACAAGAACCGGCCATGGTTTTCAGTTCAAGTGTAATGGTGGATAAAAAAGAAAAATTATCCGATTATAAAAAGTTCGGTTTCGATAATCAGCAGGTTACAAGGTTGTTGACCGTTCATGAATTAGGGCATTCTTTTGTGAATCCGCTTTTAAAGGATTTTAAGAAGGAAATTCAAAGAGATTCACTTTTGCTTACGCCAAAATTGAAAAAGCATTTGGAAACCTCTTATATATTCAGCTGGGAAAATTGTATTACAGAGCATCTCGTTCGTCTGGGAGAAATTAGAACCGCTAAATTAATGAATGATACTGTAGAGGAAGAACGTTTACGAAAAGAACATACCGTAACATTGGGTTTTGTCCTGCTTCCTTTTTTAGAAGAGATAATTGTAAAATATGAATCAGACCGAAAGACCTATCCTGATTTTAAAAGTTTCCTCCCCGTTATATTTGAATCGCTTGAGACGCTGAAACCTGAAGACATTGACAAACTTATTCAAACCTGAAACTTCAAACTTGAAACCTGAAACCTGAAACAAAAAAAACTGTTCATAACATGTTGATAAATAATAGTTTGCCAACTGTGTTAAATAAATTTTTCGAATGCTTAATTATTATAAATTTATAATTGAATGATCGTTAACTATTTAAAAATATTAACCAATGGAAAGAGCTATAAAATTGCAGGTTCGCAAGGAACTGGATGGGAAACAACAATTAAATATTATTAAACTTAAAGGGACTTTGATATCAAAAGGTTTCACCGAAATTATACATATAAGCGATCAGGATGATGAATTTCATATTAATTCATTCGAAACCGCAATGGAATCCCGACGCGAAGTAAAAGAATTTATTCAGGATTTTATCAACAAGGAAAATCTCACTAATACTATAAGTGTTTTAGTGTAATTAGTAATTTGTCAGCTTTGAATGCTGTTTAAGCAATCGTGCTGACAAATACCGGGTCCGGAGTACAATTTTCTGTAGTTTCATCCCAGTCTCCCCAGTCACCGTTATACTTTTTAATAAATACCAGTTCGTTATTATCTCCTGTACTAAGACAGGTTTGATACGGACATGTACTAGATTTTTCGCTGTAAGTTGTTTTTGAAGTTTCCATCGCTTTAGTATTTAGAAGTGTACTGTCAAAATTACAAACTAATGCATATCAGTTTGTTACAGTACAATTGGCTTTGGTTTCAAAATTTACATGCCGCCGTCATCCGTACAAACGAAAGTATTAGTTTAGCTTTTCGGTAGTTTCCATGCGAAGGCAGTACTCACTTCCCAGATAAAGTGGATTTCCATGTTTCTCAGACCAGAATCCGTCTAGTATATCGCGGTTCATACAGCGATAAACCGCAACGCCTTTATATGTTTTATGGTCATCTCCTTTATAACTGAAATTAATCACCAGAATATTATCCTTAAAAAAGCCGTGTCCTTTTTGTTCCTGAGTTCCGTTTATAAGCCAGTTTGCAATTATACGGTTATTCGGGTCTAAGGTTAAAGTCAAAATGCCTTTATAACTCATTTGGTTTCCCTCATCCTGATTACTTCCTGAAATGGCATATCTGCCTGCTAAATCTTGTATCGTCATGTGTTTTCAAAAAATTGAGATGCAAATATAGGAAGGAATTTGTAAAGGAGTGACAAAGCTGCAAAGCGTCATAGGACCAAAGTTTTTTATTATAGAGTAACTATAAAGTTGTCATTTAGGCTGTAGGGAGAAATCACACAAGCAACTCCGTAACGTAATTGTCAATCTTTGTCGATCCCCGTGTGTGATTTCTCCCTCCGGTCGAAATGACAAACTGTAAAAAAACTGTACGTCTTTTGCGGTAAACCCCTGCAGAACTCCAATTCTTAATTAAACTTATATCTCTTATATGGTTCCAAAAACATTCATCAAAAATGCATTTTTTATTTCTTAATCTAGGTTAATCAATCACCAGGCATAACCGAAGTAAATTTGTAAAAGAAAAATCAATAACAATTTAATACATCAAAATACCATGGAAAATAGAATTTTAGGCTTACACCATATTACTGCAATTGCAGGTGACGCTAAACGCAACTTTGACTTTTATTCAAAGATTTTAGGATTACGTTTCATTAAAAAAACCGTCAACTTTGATGACCCGGGAACGTATCACTTCTATTTTGGAGATGAAATAGGAAGTGCCGGAACTATCTTAACTTTTTTTCCTTGGGGAGAAGGAATCCAGCAGGGAAGAAAAGGTTCAGGAATGGCAACCGAAATTGGGTACTCAGTTCCAAAAGGAAGTCTGGATTTCTGGCAGAAACGTTTCGAACAATACAATGTAATCTACAATAAACCGGCTGAAAAATTCGGAGAAAAATATTTGACTTTTCTTGATCCGGACGGATTAAAACTGGAATTAATCGAATCTAAAACAGAAGATAACAGAAAAGGCTGGGAAACCGATGAAGTAAAAGCAGCTGCAGCAACAAAAGGATTTCATAACATTACTTTGACTTTAAACGATATTAAACCAACCGCTGCGGTATTAACAGAAATTTTTGGTTACAAATTGATCGATCAGGATGTAAACCGTTACCGTTATGCAACAGATGCCGTAGAAAATGCTGCAATTGTTGACCTGGTAGAATTAGCTGATGAAAAAAGAGGTTTAAATGCTAACGGAACCGTTCACCACGTGGCGTTCAGAGTAAAAAATGACGAAATTTTGATGCACTTCCGTGAAAAAGTCGAAGAATACGGATTATCAATTACACCGCAGATTGACAGACAGTATTTCCATTCTTTGTATTTCAGAGAACCGGGCGGCGTGTTATTCGAAATTGCAACAGATAACCCAGGATTTACAGTAGACGAAAGTTTAGAAGAATTAGGACAGAACTTAAAACTTCCGGCACAATACGAGCCACAGAGAAAACTTATCGAAGAACATCTGGTAAAAATTAATTAATTCTGACCCGTTAGGAGAGCATATAATTTTAGCATAATGTTGTAAAGAATTGCATCCAAGCGGGTTAATTCAAAATTTTAGTATATTAGAATCATCTAAGAAATTGATTATTAATTTAAAACACTACTCATGATTACGTACAAGAATGTTTTTTTACTCGGTTTAGCAGCACTGTTTTTAACAGCATGCAATAAAGAAAAAGCCTTAGAAAAGGAGAACTCAACAGTTAATGCTTATTTGACAGATACCACATCGGGTATAAAAACCGGAGGCGTGCAGGTTGTACAAATCAATACACCAAAAGGAAAATTCAATGTATGGACAAAGAGAATAGGAAATAATCCGAAAATCAAGTTACTGCTCCTGAACGGAGGTCCGGGAGCAACTCATGAGTATTTTGAATGTATGGAAAGTTTTCTTCCAGCAGAAGGCATCGAGTTTATTTACTACGATCAGCTGGGGACGGGGAATTCAGACAATCCGGATGATACATCCCTTTGGGATCTGCCTCGTTTTGTTGAAGAGGTAGAACAGGTGCGTCAGGCCTTAAAACTGGATAAAGACAACTTTTATCTCTTAGGGCATTCATGGGGTGGTATTCTGGCATCACAATATGCACTTAAATATCAACAGCATTTAAAGGGACTTATTATTTCGAATATGATGATGAGCGCCATAGAATATGATAAATATGCCGATGAGGTTTTAGCCAAACAAATGGACCCGAAAGCTCTGGAAAGAATAAGGGAAATCGAAAAAAAGAAAGATTTCCAGAACCCGGAATACATGGAGCTGCTGTTACCGAATTTCTATGCCAAACACATCATGCGTGCCGATCCTGATTCATGGCCGGAACCTATAAACCGTTCTTTCAGTAAAATCAATCAATCGTTGTATGTTACCATGCAGGGACCAAGCGAATTCGGTCTTTCGGGAAAACTTGAAAAGTGGGATATTACAAAAGAACTCCCAAAATTGACGGTCCCAACTTTGTCCATTGGTGCAAAATACGATACAATGGATCCGGAACACATGAAATGGATTGCCTCTCAGGTTAAAAACGGAACGTATTTGTACTGCGAAAAAGGAAGCCACATGAGTATGTACGACGATCAGGATACTTATATGAACGGACTGATTAAATTTTTAAAAGACACAAATAAAAAAACAAACTAGAAGTTTGAGCAATAAACTTCATTATAAAAGATATGGAAACAATAAAACTGGAATTAGACGAAAAAAAACACGGTGCTTTTAATCTTTACGCAGATGATAAAAAACTGGGAGAAATGACCGTAAGCATTAAACCTGATCTATTGACCGTTTACCACACAGGTGTTGAGCCGGAAGGAGAAGGAAAAGGATATGCTAAAAAACTTCTGGAAGAAATGACGACGTATGCACGTGCCAATAACTTAATGGTATTACCGCTTTGTCCGTATGTACATGCCCAGTTCAAAAGACATCCGGACGAATATGCGGATATCTGGAAGAAATAATTAAAAACAAAAATCATGAATTTAGAAAATATAACAGCCGGAGTGCCTTTAAAAGAAGCCAAAAAAGCATTGATACTTCTTCATGGAAGAGGTGCCGGTTCCAACGATATACTGTCAATAGCAAGACATCTTAAAGTAGAAGATTTTGCTTTGGTTGCGCCACAAGCCGAAAACAGAACCTGGTATCCGTATTCGTTTTTAGCGCTTATTGAAGAAAATGAACCTTTCTTATCTAATTCGCTCGAAACGATTTCAAAGATTGTAACAGGACTTGAAGAAAACGGCATTACAAAAGAGAACATTTATTTCCTCGGCTTTTCGCAGGGCGCTTGTCTGGCCTTAGATTATACAACACGAAATGCAGCCAGATATGGCGGTGTGGTGGCTTTTACCGGCGGACTTATAGGCGATCAGGTTTACAAAGATCATTATAAAGGAGATTTTGCAAATACTCCCGTTTTTATTGGTACCAGCGATCCTGATTTTCATGTCCCGGTAGAACGAGTAAATGATACCGAAGTTTTTCTGCAAAGTATGGGAGCTTTGGTTACTAAAAAAATCTACCCGGATATGGGACATACGATTAGTCAGGATGAAGTAGATCTGGCAAATGAACTTGTTTTTACAAAAAAATAATGATCACCATAACCCGAATTTACAGCGATGCCAATGGCGAAAGTCATTTTGAAGATTTTGAAGTTCCGTTGAAAAACAACGGTGACATCGGGTTTTTATCTGATGATGAACTTGTTCATTCAATTGTTTTCAGGGAAGTTAACCCTTCATATGATTACGATTTTCACAATGCACCGGACCGTCAGTATATTATTCTGCTGGACGGAGGGGTAGAAATTGAAACTTCTTTGGGAGACAAAAGAATTTTTAATACCGGTTCAATTCTGCTGGTTGAAGATACAACCGGAAAAGGTCACAAAACAAAGAATATTGAACAAAAACTCAGAAAGTCAATATTTATTAAATTATAAAAGAAACAGCTCCTGAATTCAATATTCCGGAGCTGTTTTATTTTGATTGAAATAGTATTAATTACTTTTTGCTTTCAGCCATTCGTTTACATCATTAAACATCTGTTGATTAACCGTGTGGCCTTCTTCATACGAATGAAATTCAGGTTTGATGTTTTTAGTTGTAAGATATTCAAAAGCATCAACAGCATATTGATGGTTAAGAACTGCATCTTGTTTACCGTGTGAAATAAAAACTTTTAGTTTTTCAAGTTTGGATGTTTTGGCTTCAAAAGGTTTGATTTCCGGTAAAAGACGGCCGCTCATTACGGCAATTCCTTTTACTTTTTCAGGAGCTGTAAGCGCCGTGCTGTAACTCATAATACCGCCCTGACTAAATCCCATCAGGAAAACTTTTTCAGGATCAAAATCAATTTCTTTTTTCAGATCTTCTATAAAATCAATTAACAGAAGCCGGGAACTTTCAGCCTGTTTCTCGTTAATCTGTGGTTTTCCGCCAGAAAAATCAACCTGAAACCAGGCATAACTTCCCGCTCCAAAAGTAAGCGGACCTCTAGCTGAAACTACAACAAAATTATCCGGAAGGGCAGGAGCAAAAGAAAAAAGGTTCTGCTCATTTCCTCCCACGCCATGCAGTAAAATAACCAAAGGCGGTTTTGTCGTTTTTATTTTAGGCTGTCTGACCAAATAAAACAATTTGGTGTTTTCTGTATTGGTATTCATAATCGTAAAACTGAAGATTGTAAGTAGTGCCAGAATCCCAAAGGAGATTCCAAAAGATTTTTTTATTCTCATGCCTTGTCTATTTTTACAGACAGCATATTTAGAGATCCTGCTACTAATTTGTCGTTAAAAATAGTGGCTTTTTCATCTTTTTCCCTTAGACCTAAAGTGTATAAAAGCGGTAAATAATGTTCAGGTGTTGGTATTGAAAGCAGGAACTCTTTTCCCTGTTTGTTAAAATTAATAAGAGAATTATGATCATGCTCTACGATCATTTTTTTCATTTTTTCGTTGGCAATATGAGCCCATTCGTACCCATAACCCGGAACCATCATTTTATCCCAGGCTGCGAGCTGTAAATTGTGCACCGTGTTGCCGCTGCCCACAATCAGAACGCCTTTGCGTCGGAGTGCAGCCAGTTCTTTTCCTAATTCATAATGATAGGATGCCGGTTTGGTATAATCGATACTCATTTCGATAATCGGGATATCGGCATTTGGGTATAGGAATTTCACCACTGTCCAGCAGCCGTGATCCAGACCCCAGTCATTACTTAATCCAACCGAAGTTGAAGTGATTAATTTTTGAGTTTCCAACGCCAGCTCAGGACTTCCGGGCGCAGGATACTGCACGTCAAAAAGCGCCTGAGGAAAACCGCCGAAATCATGAATTGTAGGTGGCTGCTGCATGGCTGTTACAAATGTTCCTCTGGTTTCCCAATGGGCAGAAATACAAAGTATCGCCTTTGGTTTTGGCAATGATTTGGCTATTTGCTGAAAACCCTGTGTAAAGTTATTATCAGCCAGTGCGTTCATCGGATTACCGTGTCCTAAAAACAGAACCGGCATTCGTTCTGTTGCACCAAAAGTGTCAACAGCAGTTTTAAGTGAGCTCAGTTTCATAGCTGCAGCTCCAATAGGTAATAGTGCCATGGTTTTTAGAAAATCTTTTCGATTCATTTTATTATTGTTGCTTAAAAAGTATCTTTTATTGTGATACAAAGTTGCAGCTAATTACAATGAAAGTGGTAACGATTTTCGGAAGAAAGGTTGTGTTTTTAAGAAAGAAGCTTCTGCATTTCGTCCCTGAACTCCGTTGGAGTCATTCCGGATTTGCGCTTAAAAGCGTGTGTAAAATAGGTTTTTTCATTAAAGCCGAGTTCATAGCCTATAGCCGCCACATTCATATCGGTGGTCATTAAAAGGTTTTTGGCTTCGGTAAGTTTTCGGGTTTCAATAATTTCCGAAACACTCTGCTGTAAA
This portion of the Flavobacterium gelatinilyticum genome encodes:
- a CDS encoding GNAT family N-acetyltransferase — translated: METIKLELDEKKHGAFNLYADDKKLGEMTVSIKPDLLTVYHTGVEPEGEGKGYAKKLLEEMTTYARANNLMVLPLCPYVHAQFKRHPDEYADIWKK
- a CDS encoding proline iminopeptidase-family hydrolase; this translates as MITYKNVFLLGLAALFLTACNKEKALEKENSTVNAYLTDTTSGIKTGGVQVVQINTPKGKFNVWTKRIGNNPKIKLLLLNGGPGATHEYFECMESFLPAEGIEFIYYDQLGTGNSDNPDDTSLWDLPRFVEEVEQVRQALKLDKDNFYLLGHSWGGILASQYALKYQQHLKGLIISNMMMSAIEYDKYADEVLAKQMDPKALERIREIEKKKDFQNPEYMELLLPNFYAKHIMRADPDSWPEPINRSFSKINQSLYVTMQGPSEFGLSGKLEKWDITKELPKLTVPTLSIGAKYDTMDPEHMKWIASQVKNGTYLYCEKGSHMSMYDDQDTYMNGLIKFLKDTNKKTN
- the ygiD gene encoding 4,5-DOPA dioxygenase extradiol codes for the protein MALLPIGAAAMKLSSLKTAVDTFGATERMPVLFLGHGNPMNALADNNFTQGFQQIAKSLPKPKAILCISAHWETRGTFVTAMQQPPTIHDFGGFPQALFDVQYPAPGSPELALETQKLITSTSVGLSNDWGLDHGCWTVVKFLYPNADIPIIEMSIDYTKPASYHYELGKELAALRRKGVLIVGSGNTVHNLQLAAWDKMMVPGYGYEWAHIANEKMKKMIVEHDHNSLINFNKQGKEFLLSIPTPEHYLPLLYTLGLREKDEKATIFNDKLVAGSLNMLSVKIDKA
- a CDS encoding dihydrofolate reductase family protein: MKRVILNLAVTLDGFIEGTNGEVDWCIMDSDMNFDAFLESIDTIFYGRVSYDAWGNYQPEENADNAEKKLWEEIHSKNKIVFSSENREDERAGFISSGIAEKVTALKKQNGKDIWLYGGAGLIKTFIDLGLVDVYQISVHPTVLGSGKPLFEDLKNRINLKLSNTRVFKSGVVELTYIPQ
- a CDS encoding alpha/beta hydrolase; the encoded protein is MNLENITAGVPLKEAKKALILLHGRGAGSNDILSIARHLKVEDFALVAPQAENRTWYPYSFLALIEENEPFLSNSLETISKIVTGLEENGITKENIYFLGFSQGACLALDYTTRNAARYGGVVAFTGGLIGDQVYKDHYKGDFANTPVFIGTSDPDFHVPVERVNDTEVFLQSMGALVTKKIYPDMGHTISQDEVDLANELVFTKK
- a CDS encoding DUF4932 domain-containing protein — translated: MNRDFKLIIILFTAFLPIAVSAQFQENLSKNITLSINENIETYFFAEKLAVEHIGYYVFSNKDSNYDHQPLVSHSFEHFKKWKDSETVLKIADLLTKLRPVLSDNSQILEYLWYCKPFPEKGFRYELPKSAAINDSVHYPGAKVLTAELTNLLISFYKETKAGGYIRQNKKYYKGAMNEASKYIAVKSIPFEEQWYGQKFSGYAFILMPGMPIPHGEDNYRAFGNMLITPKGQEPAMVFSSSVMVDKKEKLSDYKKFGFDNQQVTRLLTVHELGHSFVNPLLKDFKKEIQRDSLLLTPKLKKHLETSYIFSWENCITEHLVRLGEIRTAKLMNDTVEEERLRKEHTVTLGFVLLPFLEEIIVKYESDRKTYPDFKSFLPVIFESLETLKPEDIDKLIQT
- a CDS encoding alpha/beta hydrolase, which translates into the protein MRIKKSFGISFGILALLTIFSFTIMNTNTENTKLFYLVRQPKIKTTKPPLVILLHGVGGNEQNLFSFAPALPDNFVVVSARGPLTFGAGSYAWFQVDFSGGKPQINEKQAESSRLLLIDFIEDLKKEIDFDPEKVFLMGFSQGGIMSYSTALTAPEKVKGIAVMSGRLLPEIKPFEAKTSKLEKLKVFISHGKQDAVLNHQYAVDAFEYLTTKNIKPEFHSYEEGHTVNQQMFNDVNEWLKAKSN
- a CDS encoding ring-cleaving dioxygenase, coding for MENRILGLHHITAIAGDAKRNFDFYSKILGLRFIKKTVNFDDPGTYHFYFGDEIGSAGTILTFFPWGEGIQQGRKGSGMATEIGYSVPKGSLDFWQKRFEQYNVIYNKPAEKFGEKYLTFLDPDGLKLELIESKTEDNRKGWETDEVKAAAATKGFHNITLTLNDIKPTAAVLTEIFGYKLIDQDVNRYRYATDAVENAAIVDLVELADEKRGLNANGTVHHVAFRVKNDEILMHFREKVEEYGLSITPQIDRQYFHSLYFREPGGVLFEIATDNPGFTVDESLEELGQNLKLPAQYEPQRKLIEEHLVKIN